CCTGTCACAGCCTCCCATGGGTGGTCTTCTACCCTTCCGACTATGGAGCTCTGCACCCCGCTGACAGGCTGCAGTACGGAGCCGGGAGGCCCAGGGCGCAGCCATTCCTGCGGCGGCTCCAGCACCGTACACACGGCCCTGCTCTCCGGTACTAATGGCTCTCGTTACCAGGGCAGGGTAGCAAAACAAAGTATGGCGGCCGACACTCCGTGTGCAAATGGCGCTTTCCAGCTCCCAGCCGGCTCCGTACCACAGAGGCAAAGGCTCCGAGAAGCGCAGGAGCTCCGCCACACATCCCCGGGGACCGTCACCGCACGGGCCGAGCAGCTCGTacctggctcctggtgcccggcctGTTTCTTCTCAGGACTGTAGCGCCCTCCGCCATGACCATAGTGACAAAATGTAGGTCCACGCAGAAGCGGCGTCTCCACAGTGGGCGGAAGCAATGTCTCCGCTGCCCGGCCCCTGTGTGACACGGCGGCTCTGCGTCTAGTCATAGGGCGGATACAGCAGGGTGTCCTCCAGCAGCTCGTCATCCAGCAGCAGGGTGTCCTCCAGCGGCAGGGTGTCCTCCAGCGGCAGGGTGTCCTCCCTCCAGCGGCAGGGTGTCATCCAGCAGCAGGGTGTCCTCTAGCGGCAGGGTGTCCTCCAGCGGCAGGGTGTCCTCCAGCGGCAGGGTGTCCTCCCTCCAGCAGCAGGGTGTCCTCTAGCGGCAGGGCGTCCTCCAGCGGCAGGGTGTCCTCCAGTGGCAGGGTGTCCTCCAGCGGCAGGGTGTCCTCCAGTGGCAGGGTGTCCTCCCTCCAGCAGCCGGGTGTCCTCCAGCAGCAGGGTGTCCTCCAGCGGCAGGGTGTCCTCCAGTGGCAGGGTGTCCTCCAGCGGCCGGGTGTCCTCCAGCGGCAGGGTGTCCTCCAGCGGCAGGGTGTCCTCTAGCAGCTCGTCATCTAGCAGCAGGGTGTCCTCCAGCAGCAGGGTGTCCTCCAGCAGCAGGGTGTCCTCCAGCGGCCGGGTGTCCTCCAGCGGCAGGGTGTCCTCCAGCGGCAGGGTGTCCTCCAGCGGCAGGGTGTCCTCTAGCAGCTCGTCATCTAGCAGCAGGGTGTCCTCCAGCAGCAGGGTGTCCTCCAGCAGCAGGGTGTCCTCCAGCAGCAGGGTGTCCTCCAGCGGCGGGGTGTCCTCCAGCGGCAGGGTGTCCTCCAGCGGCAGGGTGTCCTCCAGCAGCAGGGTGTCCTCCCTCCAGCAGCAGGGTGTCCTCCAGCGGCAGGGTGTCCTCCAGTAGCAGGGTGTCCTCCAGCGGCAGGGTGTCATTCAGCAGGGTGTCCTCCAGCAGCAGGGTGTCCTCCAGCAGGGTGTCATTCTGCAGGGTGTCCTCCAGCAGCAGGGTGTCCTCCAGCGGCAGGGTGTCCTCCAGCAGGGTGTCATTCTGCAGGGTGTCCTCCAGTAGCAGGGTGTCCTCCAGCGGCAGGGTGTCCTCCAGCAGGGTGTCATTCAGCAGGGTGTCCTCCAGCAGCAGGGTGTCCTCTAGCAGGGTGTCATTCTGCAGGGTGTCCTCCAGCAGCAGGGTGTCCTCCAGCAGCAGGGTGTCATTCTGCAGGGTGTCCTCCAGCAGCAGGGTGTCCTCCAGCAGCAGGGTGTCATTCAGCAGGGTGTCATCCAGCAGTAGGGTGTCCTCCAGCAGCAGGGTGTCCTCCAGCAGCAGGGTGTCATTCAGCAGGGTGTCATCCAGCAGTAGGGTGTCCTCCAGCAGCAGGGTGTCCTCCAGCAGCAGGGTGTCCTCCAGCAGCTCGTCATCCAGCAGCAGGGTGTCCTCCAGCGGCAGGGTGTCCTCCCTCCAGCGGCAGGGTGTCCTCCCTCCAGCAGCAGGGTGTCCTCCCTCCAGCAGCAGGGTGTCATTCAGCATGGTGTCCTCCAGCAGCAGGGTGTCCTCCAGCAGGGTGTCATTCAGCAGGGTGTCCTCCAGCAGCAGGGTGTCCTCCAGCAGGGTGTCATTCAGCAGGGTGTCCTCCAGCAGCAGGGTGTCCTCCAGCAGCAGGGTGTCATTCAGCAGGGTGTCATCCAGCAGTAGGGTGTCCTCCAGCAGCAGGGTGTCCTCCAGCAGCAGGGTGTCCTCCAGCAGCAGGGTGTCATTCAGCAGGGTGTCCTCCAGCAGCAGGGTGTCCTCCAGCAGCAGGGTGTCCTCCATCAGTAGGGTGTCCTCCCTCCAGCAGCAGGGTGTCCTCCCTCCAGCAGCAGGGTGTCCTCCAGCAGCAGGGTGTCCTCCAGCAGCAGGGTGTCATCCATCAGTAGGGTGTCCTCCCTCCAGCAGCAGGGTGTCCTCCAGCAGCAGGGTGTCCTCCAGCAGCAGGGTGTCATCCATCAGTAGGGTGTCCTCCCTCCAGCAGCAGGGTGTCCCCAGCAGCAGGGTGTCCTCCCTCCAGCAGCAGGGTGTCCTCCAGCAGCAGGGTGTCATCCATCAGTAGGGTGTCCTCCAGCAGCAGGGTGTCCTCCAGCAGCAGGGTGTCCTCCAGCAGCAGGGTGTCATCCATCAGTAGGGTGTCCTCCCTCCAGCAGCAGGGTGTCCTCCAGCAGCAGGGTGTCATTCAGCAGCAGGGTGTCCTCCAGCAGTAGGGTGTCCTCCAGCAGCAGGGTGTCCTCCAGCAGCAGGGTGTCCTCCAGCAGCAGGGTGTCCTCCAGCAGCAGGGTGTCATCCAGTAGCGCTAGCAGTGTGGGGAAATGTCCTGCTGATGCTGAAGTTCATGGTGTCCGAAACCAATGGCGAATTTCATACTAGGTCGCGAAGCACTTCGGACCCAGGCAGTGctgtataaggccacgttcacacattcagtatttagtcagtattttacctcaggatttctaagccaaaacctgaagtgacgtgtttctattatactcctggttttggctcataaatactgaccaaatactgatagtgtgaatgtgacCTTTCATAGACAAGCGCATCGCACTGCTCAGACTGGCCGGTAACCCTACTGACCTGACCGTGACAGCCTATATTTCTATGCCCGGgtcaggagagccaccggccagtccgagCAGTGCACTGTGATCGTCGTCCATGTACAGCCGTCTGGTTGCACCGTCAAATAAACCACATTTCTAATGTTTTTCAATTAAAAGTTAGCAACGCACTAACAAGAACAGTGGCCCTGATGCATTAAGGCTGACGTTGTGCAGGCCAGGTTTTATGAACTGAatacattaggctaggttcacacttgtgttgtgcagtccattcaacaaatccgttaaacggactgcactaatgcaagtgccgactttggcactgtactagcgcagatggagcatctgctagctccatctgcgctagcagtgacggacttggaaacgctgcagcccgcgtctcgggtccgtcactcaatgactgctcattgctagtgcacgcccattgtgggtgtgcgctagcgatgcattcgccattgccagtaatggcggcgttatgccgcggtgtaacgtagtccgttaaacgggttcacacaacgcagtgtgaacccagcgttAGGAATCTTACTActgcctgactggcgtatggggcccggtaggcagagggggcccgcatcaggcccagtCTCTTCTGTTCATCAGGcctgggccccagcggcaggctcctatcggtaactgaacctgcgtccgagacgcaggttcagttactctatcaGCCTTGTGGGCCCGCATGGCAATGGTTAAaggcgccagccaattggaggctggcagctgacgtcagcgcgcatcgccggcgtatgacgtcaaTGTCATTCGCTGGCAAGTGCTCGCTGAAACACGGAGGGAtttccgccgcaggagcgcggcatggTAAGAAGAAAGTTTTTTTTGTATGGAAAGCGGCAAACCGCAATGTTTCAccagcaggatggaaacacatggaccTTGTGTCTCCATCCAGCCCGGCACAGAATGGAGACAggaagcagaatggagacaaggggcagattggagacacaggggcagaatggagacaaggggcagaatggagacaagggggcagaatggagacacggggttgGAGACATGGtgtaggatgaagacagatggggcaggatcatgggacagatggggcaggatggagacagatggtgtaggatcatggggtagaatcgatacgatggagacagatggggcaggatcatggggcaggatggggagatcatatggggcacgatgggacatcacatgggggcagaataggagaacatatggctggagccaggaatgagacacacgggggccaggatgggggatattattaccataggggctaattaagggatattattactgcagtgatgtatttatttaattttttgagaatactgttttaaatgaggggaacggtcctgttactgtgcagagcaacactgtcactttttttcttcatctgctgtagtttagaatttggggaaaaaaaagtaatgtgttctgcaagcggtactctagatcaggggtgtcaaactgcattcctcgagggctgcaaacaggtcatgttttcaggatttccttgtactgcacaggtgataatttcatcacctacacacacaatgattgcagcaccttgtgcaatgctaaggaaatcttgaaaacacgcatggtttgcggccctcaaggaatgcagtttgacacccctgctctagataactgttatttcctgcagaaacaagccctggctggatgaagtgatggcagtctgtgctggatgaagattaaaagcaaagatgaaggccttcacctagagatgtcactggtgagtcagtgtgttacctgtacactgatgctatacactgtatactatatacagaggtcctatgtacaatgtcaccagtgatcactgcattacctttacaatgacactatatatagagctcctgtgtataattgtcaagatcctgtcagcactgaagcactgtcacggctgaacagggtgactcacccacactacaggaggacccggggtcagataccacaaggaaaactcagacgggacctgcacagcgttctgagtatggtagagaacaggaggacctgcgatcatgtgaccacaggaggtggggcttagcgtcttgctgctggagatgggtgtaagtctttacagggaaactaaagtaaaggagaggggaactcaggtcggacaggcgggggtcatacacagagagggcggcgcggtacacaggggcaatcagaagaatagtcaggacgtagcaatagatcagaaaaaccagaacgggcaatagacagtacaaaaacagcaggcagaaatcacaaccgcaacagaaccaaatcagaaaccaaacagacagactagtacttgcacaaagcagaggcacaccagggtcagacacactcagccaatggtcagagtataaacgacaaggactgacctcagagtgaggctataaaaagcctcccaggacccagaaagaggccataagagttaaccctgcaactacctgacccgagagcacagtaaaccatgacagtacccctacTTAATGGGGGGCCtctggacccccaggtttctcaggattccGAGCATGGAATGCCTGAACCAGACGATCAGCATGTACCGACCTAGCTGGCACCCAAGACCGGTCCTCCGGCCCGTACCCCTTccaatgcaccaagtattgtagaGACCCACGAACCCGCCGGGAATCTACAATATGTTGTACCTCGAATTCCAGATGCCCCTCGACCAAGACTGGGGAAGGATCAGCACCTGGATCTTCCACCACCGATCCTAAAGGTTTAAGCAaggatctatggaatacattatgaagttTCAACGAGGGAGGGAGGCGAAGACGATACACCACCG
The nucleotide sequence above comes from Ranitomeya imitator isolate aRanImi1 chromosome 7, aRanImi1.pri, whole genome shotgun sequence. Encoded proteins:
- the LOC138646113 gene encoding cerebellar degeneration-related antigen 1-like codes for the protein MTPCRWRTPCYWRTPCRWRTPCCWREDTLLLEDTLPLEDTLPLEDTPPLEDTLLLEDTLLLEDTLLLEDTLLLDDELLEDTLPLEDTLPLEDTLPLEDTRPLEDTLLLEDTLLLEDTLLLDDELLEDTLPLEDTLPLEDTRPLEDTLPLEDTLPLEDTLLLEDTRLLEGGHPATGGHPAAGGHPATGGHPAAGGRPAARGHPAAGGRTPCRWRTPCRWRTPCR